From Acinonyx jubatus isolate Ajub_Pintada_27869175 chromosome B2, VMU_Ajub_asm_v1.0, whole genome shotgun sequence, a single genomic window includes:
- the MCUR1 gene encoding mitochondrial calcium uniporter regulator 1 isoform X2, which yields MECGFVAGGRPKRPTGRRRLLLFLPSGRCGSPGGRGVPARHCLSALPGALGALRPRAPAARGGASRASPLLLLLLVPSPRLAAAASPRRPLAERERSRPGPSVPPAGRGGAGRCLRGLAPGVASAAGLLHLCRGRVAPVASSRRELSLSAGSLQLEHRRDVEHKRREFTSCGNRKLYFDTHALVCLLEENGFTTQQAEITVSALVKITDANMEIVYKDMVTKMQQEITVQQIMSQIANVKKDMVILEKSEFSALRAENEKINLELHRLKQQVMDEVVKVRTDTKLEFNLEKSRVKELYSLNERKLLEMRTEMVALHAQQDRAVTQTDRKIDTEVAGLKTMLESHKLDNIKYLAGSVFTCLTVALGFYRLWM from the exons ATGGAGTGTGGCTTCGTCGCGGGCGGGAGGCCGAAGCGCCCTACGGGCCGCCGGCGGCTTCTGCTCTTCCTGCCTTCCGGCCGCTGCGGAAGCCCGGGCGGCCGCGGCGTCCCGGCGCGCCACTGCCTGTCCGCGCTGCCGGGGGCTTTGGGGGCGCTGCGGCCCCGCGCCCCGGCGGCCCGCGGCGGAGCGTCACGTGCCTCCCCgctgctcctcctcctgctcgTGCCCTCCCCGCGCCTGGCCGCAGCCGCCTCCCCGCGCCGGCCCCTCGCGGAGCGGGAGCGCTCGCGCCCGGGGCCCTCCGTGCCCCCGGCCGGTCGCGGCGGCGCTGGGAGGTGCCTGCGGGGCCTCGCCCCGGGCGTCGCCTCGGCCGCGGGCCTCCTCCACCTGTGCCGCGGCCGGGTGGCCCCCGTCGCTTCCTCCAGGAGAG AATTAAGCCTGTCTGCTGGAAGCCTGCAGCTGGAACACAGGAGAGATGTGGAGCACAAAAGGAGGGAGTTCACCTCTTGTGGGAACAGGAAGCTCTACTTCGACACCCATGCCTTAGTGTGTTTACTCGAAGAAAATG GGTTTACCACCCAGCAGGCAGAAATCACTGTCTCTGCGTTGGTCAAGATCACCGATGCCAATATGGAGATCGTCTACAAGGATATGGTCACCAAGATGCAGCAG GAGATCACTGTTCAGCAAATCATGTCTCAGATTGCTAATGTGAAAAAAGATATGGTTATTTTGGAGAAGAGTGAATTTTCAGCCCTCAGAGCAGAAAATGAG aaaataaacctCGAACTACATCGGTTAAAACAACAAGTAATG GATGAAGTGGTCAAGGTCCGGACAGATACCAAACTAGAGTTCAATCTAGAAAAGAGCAGAGTGAAGGAACTG TATTCGTTGAATGAAAGGAAGCTGCTGGAAATGAGGACAGAAATGGTGGCATTG CATGCCCAGCAAGATCGGGCTGTCACCCAGACCGACAGGAAGATAGACACTGAGGTCGCTGGCCTCAAAACCATGCTGGAGTCGCACAAGCTtgataacattaaatatttagcaG ggtCTGTATTTACGTGCCTAACAGTAGCTCTGGGATTTTATCGCCTGTGGATGTAA
- the MCUR1 gene encoding mitochondrial calcium uniporter regulator 1 isoform X4, translating into MECGFVAGGRPKRPTGRRRLLLFLPSGRCGSPGGRGVPARHCLSALPGALGALRPRAPAARGGASRASPLLLLLLVPSPRLAAAASPRRPLAERERSRPGPSVPPAGRGGAGRCLRGLAPGVASAAGLLHLCRGRVAPVASSRRELSLSAGSLQLEHRRDVEHKRREFTSCGNRKLYFDTHALVCLLEENGFTTQQAEITVSALVKITDANMEIVYKDMVTKMQQEITVQQIMSQIANVKKDMVILEKSEFSALRAENEKINLELHRLKQQVMDEVVKVRTDTKLEFNLEKSRVKELYSLNERKLLEMRTEMVALHAQQDRAVTQTDRKIDTEVAGLKTMLESHKLDNIKYLAVGPTPCEELFWFCNF; encoded by the exons ATGGAGTGTGGCTTCGTCGCGGGCGGGAGGCCGAAGCGCCCTACGGGCCGCCGGCGGCTTCTGCTCTTCCTGCCTTCCGGCCGCTGCGGAAGCCCGGGCGGCCGCGGCGTCCCGGCGCGCCACTGCCTGTCCGCGCTGCCGGGGGCTTTGGGGGCGCTGCGGCCCCGCGCCCCGGCGGCCCGCGGCGGAGCGTCACGTGCCTCCCCgctgctcctcctcctgctcgTGCCCTCCCCGCGCCTGGCCGCAGCCGCCTCCCCGCGCCGGCCCCTCGCGGAGCGGGAGCGCTCGCGCCCGGGGCCCTCCGTGCCCCCGGCCGGTCGCGGCGGCGCTGGGAGGTGCCTGCGGGGCCTCGCCCCGGGCGTCGCCTCGGCCGCGGGCCTCCTCCACCTGTGCCGCGGCCGGGTGGCCCCCGTCGCTTCCTCCAGGAGAG AATTAAGCCTGTCTGCTGGAAGCCTGCAGCTGGAACACAGGAGAGATGTGGAGCACAAAAGGAGGGAGTTCACCTCTTGTGGGAACAGGAAGCTCTACTTCGACACCCATGCCTTAGTGTGTTTACTCGAAGAAAATG GGTTTACCACCCAGCAGGCAGAAATCACTGTCTCTGCGTTGGTCAAGATCACCGATGCCAATATGGAGATCGTCTACAAGGATATGGTCACCAAGATGCAGCAG GAGATCACTGTTCAGCAAATCATGTCTCAGATTGCTAATGTGAAAAAAGATATGGTTATTTTGGAGAAGAGTGAATTTTCAGCCCTCAGAGCAGAAAATGAG aaaataaacctCGAACTACATCGGTTAAAACAACAAGTAATG GATGAAGTGGTCAAGGTCCGGACAGATACCAAACTAGAGTTCAATCTAGAAAAGAGCAGAGTGAAGGAACTG TATTCGTTGAATGAAAGGAAGCTGCTGGAAATGAGGACAGAAATGGTGGCATTG CATGCCCAGCAAGATCGGGCTGTCACCCAGACCGACAGGAAGATAGACACTGAGGTCGCTGGCCTCAAAACCATGCTGGAGTCGCACAAGCTtgataacattaaatatttagcaG TTGGTCCCACTCCCTGTGAGGAGCTATTTTGGTTTTGTAATTTTTGA
- the MCUR1 gene encoding mitochondrial calcium uniporter regulator 1 isoform X13 — protein MECGFVAGGRPKRPTGRRRLLLFLPSGRCGSPGGRGVPARHCLSALPGALGALRPRAPAARGGASRASPLLLLLLVPSPRLAAAASPRRPLAERERSRPGPSVPPAGRGGAGRCLRGLAPGVASAAGLLHLCRGRVAPVASSRRELSLSAGSLQLEHRRDVEHKRREFTSCGNRKLYFDTHALVCLLEENGFTTQQAEITVSALVKITDANMEIVYKDMVTKMQQEITVQQIMSQIANVKKDMVILEKSEFSALRAENEHAQQDRAVTQTDRKIDTEVAGLKTMLESHKLDNIKYLADEEIKAETVEVMCPPAPS, from the exons ATGGAGTGTGGCTTCGTCGCGGGCGGGAGGCCGAAGCGCCCTACGGGCCGCCGGCGGCTTCTGCTCTTCCTGCCTTCCGGCCGCTGCGGAAGCCCGGGCGGCCGCGGCGTCCCGGCGCGCCACTGCCTGTCCGCGCTGCCGGGGGCTTTGGGGGCGCTGCGGCCCCGCGCCCCGGCGGCCCGCGGCGGAGCGTCACGTGCCTCCCCgctgctcctcctcctgctcgTGCCCTCCCCGCGCCTGGCCGCAGCCGCCTCCCCGCGCCGGCCCCTCGCGGAGCGGGAGCGCTCGCGCCCGGGGCCCTCCGTGCCCCCGGCCGGTCGCGGCGGCGCTGGGAGGTGCCTGCGGGGCCTCGCCCCGGGCGTCGCCTCGGCCGCGGGCCTCCTCCACCTGTGCCGCGGCCGGGTGGCCCCCGTCGCTTCCTCCAGGAGAG AATTAAGCCTGTCTGCTGGAAGCCTGCAGCTGGAACACAGGAGAGATGTGGAGCACAAAAGGAGGGAGTTCACCTCTTGTGGGAACAGGAAGCTCTACTTCGACACCCATGCCTTAGTGTGTTTACTCGAAGAAAATG GGTTTACCACCCAGCAGGCAGAAATCACTGTCTCTGCGTTGGTCAAGATCACCGATGCCAATATGGAGATCGTCTACAAGGATATGGTCACCAAGATGCAGCAG GAGATCACTGTTCAGCAAATCATGTCTCAGATTGCTAATGTGAAAAAAGATATGGTTATTTTGGAGAAGAGTGAATTTTCAGCCCTCAGAGCAGAAAATGAG CATGCCCAGCAAGATCGGGCTGTCACCCAGACCGACAGGAAGATAGACACTGAGGTCGCTGGCCTCAAAACCATGCTGGAGTCGCACAAGCTtgataacattaaatatttagcaG
- the MCUR1 gene encoding mitochondrial calcium uniporter regulator 1 isoform X3 produces MECGFVAGGRPKRPTGRRRLLLFLPSGRCGSPGGRGVPARHCLSALPGALGALRPRAPAARGGASRASPLLLLLLVPSPRLAAAASPRRPLAERERSRPGPSVPPAGRGGAGRCLRGLAPGVASAAGLLHLCRGRVAPVASSRRELSLSAGSLQLEHRRDVEHKRREFTSCGNRKLYFDTHALVCLLEENGFTTQQAEITVSALVKITDANMEIVYKDMVTKMQQEITVQQIMSQIANVKKDMVILEKSEFSALRAENEKINLELHRLKQQVMDEVVKVRTDTKLEFNLEKSRVKELYSLNERKLLEMRTEMVALHAQQDRAVTQTDRKIDTEVAGLKTMLESHKLDNIKYLADEEIKAETVEVMCPPAPS; encoded by the exons ATGGAGTGTGGCTTCGTCGCGGGCGGGAGGCCGAAGCGCCCTACGGGCCGCCGGCGGCTTCTGCTCTTCCTGCCTTCCGGCCGCTGCGGAAGCCCGGGCGGCCGCGGCGTCCCGGCGCGCCACTGCCTGTCCGCGCTGCCGGGGGCTTTGGGGGCGCTGCGGCCCCGCGCCCCGGCGGCCCGCGGCGGAGCGTCACGTGCCTCCCCgctgctcctcctcctgctcgTGCCCTCCCCGCGCCTGGCCGCAGCCGCCTCCCCGCGCCGGCCCCTCGCGGAGCGGGAGCGCTCGCGCCCGGGGCCCTCCGTGCCCCCGGCCGGTCGCGGCGGCGCTGGGAGGTGCCTGCGGGGCCTCGCCCCGGGCGTCGCCTCGGCCGCGGGCCTCCTCCACCTGTGCCGCGGCCGGGTGGCCCCCGTCGCTTCCTCCAGGAGAG AATTAAGCCTGTCTGCTGGAAGCCTGCAGCTGGAACACAGGAGAGATGTGGAGCACAAAAGGAGGGAGTTCACCTCTTGTGGGAACAGGAAGCTCTACTTCGACACCCATGCCTTAGTGTGTTTACTCGAAGAAAATG GGTTTACCACCCAGCAGGCAGAAATCACTGTCTCTGCGTTGGTCAAGATCACCGATGCCAATATGGAGATCGTCTACAAGGATATGGTCACCAAGATGCAGCAG GAGATCACTGTTCAGCAAATCATGTCTCAGATTGCTAATGTGAAAAAAGATATGGTTATTTTGGAGAAGAGTGAATTTTCAGCCCTCAGAGCAGAAAATGAG aaaataaacctCGAACTACATCGGTTAAAACAACAAGTAATG GATGAAGTGGTCAAGGTCCGGACAGATACCAAACTAGAGTTCAATCTAGAAAAGAGCAGAGTGAAGGAACTG TATTCGTTGAATGAAAGGAAGCTGCTGGAAATGAGGACAGAAATGGTGGCATTG CATGCCCAGCAAGATCGGGCTGTCACCCAGACCGACAGGAAGATAGACACTGAGGTCGCTGGCCTCAAAACCATGCTGGAGTCGCACAAGCTtgataacattaaatatttagcaG